The following coding sequences are from one Candidatus Methylomirabilota bacterium window:
- a CDS encoding alpha/beta fold hydrolase: MPYLRTDDGVRIYYEEHGAGTPLVLAYGIGGNAKMWDVNVPGLAARHRLVLWEPRGHARSDSPEDPARYSFGRWAADLEAVLDHLGLRRAHVGGLSLGGGIATRFALRHPGRVRSLVVTNSSSASGLPLSWQNVVMRARSIEITLTQGMDAMAEFAMAENPNVSERLALDPGAKAEFYEEYRQLAPIGYANSLRALIAMDHVTDQLPKLRMPVLLIGGDRDPSLGPMKVIHKKIRGSKLVVLSPASHFANRDQPEAWNRLVLDFLARVDARGTKRGLGAGAGEPSETRSFYASSRRHAGGPE; the protein is encoded by the coding sequence GGGATCGGCGGCAACGCGAAGATGTGGGACGTCAACGTCCCCGGCCTGGCGGCCCGCCACCGCCTCGTCCTCTGGGAGCCGCGCGGCCACGCGCGCTCGGACAGCCCGGAGGACCCCGCGCGGTACTCGTTCGGCCGCTGGGCGGCGGACCTCGAGGCGGTGCTCGACCACCTGGGCCTCCGCCGGGCGCACGTCGGCGGGCTCTCGCTCGGCGGGGGAATCGCGACGCGCTTCGCGCTACGGCACCCCGGGCGCGTGCGCTCGCTCGTCGTCACCAACTCCTCGTCGGCCAGCGGGCTCCCCCTCTCCTGGCAGAACGTCGTCATGCGCGCCCGCTCGATCGAGATCACGCTGACCCAGGGGATGGACGCCATGGCGGAGTTCGCGATGGCCGAGAACCCGAACGTCTCCGAGCGGCTCGCGCTCGACCCGGGCGCCAAGGCGGAGTTCTACGAGGAGTACCGGCAGCTCGCGCCGATCGGCTACGCGAACTCGCTGCGCGCGCTGATCGCGATGGACCACGTGACCGACCAGCTGCCGAAGCTCCGGATGCCGGTGCTCCTGATCGGCGGCGACCGCGACCCCTCGCTCGGGCCGATGAAGGTGATCCACAAGAAGATCCGCGGCTCGAAGCTCGTGGTCCTCTCGCCCGCCAGCCACTTCGCCAACCGCGACCAGCCGGAGGCGTGGAACCGCCTCGTCCTCGACTTCCTCGCCCGCGTCGACGCCCGCGGCACGAAGCGCGGACTGGGGGCGGGGGCCGGGGAGCCTTCGGAGACCCGTAGCTTCTACGCGTCGTCTCGCCGCCACGCCGGCGGCCCGGAGTGA